The following proteins are encoded in a genomic region of Hippocampus zosterae strain Florida chromosome 2, ASM2543408v3, whole genome shotgun sequence:
- the hmga1a gene encoding high mobility group AT-hook 1a isoform X2 has product MSDKGTVSSKEKETVEKRGRGRPRKLPQEPSGSPTPKRPRGRPKGSRNKPTSKGKTKAESAPGVKRRGRPKKEDKEEKASQESSEQEEEEEEEEEDQ; this is encoded by the exons ATGAGCGACAAGGGGACAGTGTCATCCAAGGAGAAGGAGACGGTAGAGAAGAGGGGGCGTGGAAGACCCCGCAAGCTTCCTCAG GAGCCCAGCGGATCCCCGACTCCGAAGAGGCCCAGAGGACGACCCAAGGGCAGCAGAAACAAGCCCACCAGCAAGGGCAAA ACAAAGGCAGAATCTGCTCCTGGTGTGAAACGCAGAGGCAGACCCAAGAAGGAG GATAAGGAAGAGAAGGCATCACAGGAGTCATCGgagcaggaagaagaagaagaagaggaggaagaggaccagTAA
- the hmga1a gene encoding high mobility group AT-hook 1a isoform X1, with product MSDKGTVSSKEKETVEKRGRGRPRKLPQCPDPQEPSGSPTPKRPRGRPKGSRNKPTSKGKTKAESAPGVKRRGRPKKEDKEEKASQESSEQEEEEEEEEEDQ from the exons ATGAGCGACAAGGGGACAGTGTCATCCAAGGAGAAGGAGACGGTAGAGAAGAGGGGGCGTGGAAGACCCCGCAAGCTTCCTCAG TGTCCCGATCCTCAGGAGCCCAGCGGATCCCCGACTCCGAAGAGGCCCAGAGGACGACCCAAGGGCAGCAGAAACAAGCCCACCAGCAAGGGCAAA ACAAAGGCAGAATCTGCTCCTGGTGTGAAACGCAGAGGCAGACCCAAGAAGGAG GATAAGGAAGAGAAGGCATCACAGGAGTCATCGgagcaggaagaagaagaagaagaggaggaagaggaccagTAA
- the hmga1a gene encoding high mobility group AT-hook 1a isoform X3 — MSDKGTVSSKEKETVEKRGRGRPRKLPQCPDPQEPSGSPTPKRPRGRPKGSRNKPTSKGKERQSDACSVLPVLPHSAACHANGDVAAEAAIAFPL; from the exons ATGAGCGACAAGGGGACAGTGTCATCCAAGGAGAAGGAGACGGTAGAGAAGAGGGGGCGTGGAAGACCCCGCAAGCTTCCTCAG TGTCCCGATCCTCAGGAGCCCAGCGGATCCCCGACTCCGAAGAGGCCCAGAGGACGACCCAAGGGCAGCAGAAACAAGCCCACCAGCAAGGGCAAA GAACGACAGAGTGATGCTTGCAGTGTACTTCCTGTCCTGCCGCATTCTGCAGCATGTCATGCAAACGGCGACGTCGCTGCAGAGGCCGCAATAGCGTTTCCACTCTGA
- the smim29 gene encoding small integral membrane protein 29, whose translation MNSTTPSPTINGDVAVGYVLVPFFLITIIGIAVAVVLYVRKKQRLDRLRHQLLPIYSYDPSEEVNEAEQEMLWREEDTRVVQGWARNYQQRRPLLTKDA comes from the exons ATGAATAGTACCACTCCGTCCCCCACCATTAATGGGGACGTGGCGGTGGGCTATGTTTTGGTGCCATTCTTCCTCATCACCATCATTGGAATAGCTGTAGCAGTG GTCTTGTACGTTCGTAAGAAACAGAG ACTTGACAGACTCCGCCATCAGTTGTTGCCAATTTACTCATATGACCCCTCAGAGGAGGTAAATGAAGCTGAACAAGAGATGCTGTGGCGAGAAGAGGACACTAGA gTCGTTCAAGGTTGGGCAAGAAATTATCAGCAGCGTCGCCCTCTTCTGACCAAAGATGCCTGA